Proteins encoded within one genomic window of Amycolatopsis nigrescens CSC17Ta-90:
- a CDS encoding ROK family transcriptional regulator: MERATGVNLRGLRRRNSALLLGEIRRAGGLSRIELAARSGLTQQAVSKIVPALLAAGVLTEQRQPAAGVGKPRTRLTIRADARSAIGVQLDRDEVHAVRTDLLGDVQARASIALPRGYSPAEAVSAIGECAHRLHGDGLLGIGVGALGPLDHRTGVLRDATNLPGWREVPLRDRLTEAVGLPVLLDKDSNAAAFAHGWRADGPVPATAVVLAGTGIGAGLLIDGSVYRGPRTNAGEFGHTTLAFDGPRCACGRRGCVEVLHNAAAGRGDPAEAARLLGIGLADLVQVLDLERIVLAGRAVRGAPELYRDSVAARLGELLPSPHWQRVRLDLDELGRDLVAAGAAAEVLAGFYEDAAEPG; encoded by the coding sequence GTGGAGAGAGCGACCGGGGTGAACCTGCGCGGCCTGCGCCGGCGCAACAGCGCGTTGCTGCTCGGCGAGATCCGCCGGGCCGGCGGGCTGAGCCGGATCGAGTTGGCCGCGCGCAGCGGGCTCACCCAGCAGGCCGTCTCGAAGATCGTGCCGGCACTGCTGGCGGCCGGAGTGCTCACCGAACAGCGGCAGCCGGCCGCGGGCGTCGGCAAACCGCGGACACGACTGACGATCAGGGCCGACGCGCGCAGTGCGATCGGCGTGCAGCTGGACCGCGACGAGGTGCACGCGGTCCGCACCGACCTGCTCGGCGACGTGCAGGCCCGCGCCTCCATCGCGCTGCCACGCGGCTACTCCCCGGCCGAAGCGGTGTCCGCAATCGGCGAGTGCGCGCACCGGCTGCACGGGGACGGCCTGCTCGGCATCGGGGTCGGCGCGCTCGGCCCGCTGGACCACCGGACCGGCGTGCTGCGCGACGCGACCAACCTGCCCGGTTGGCGCGAGGTTCCGCTGCGGGACCGACTCACCGAAGCCGTCGGGCTGCCGGTGCTGCTGGACAAGGACTCCAACGCGGCCGCCTTCGCGCACGGCTGGCGCGCGGACGGGCCGGTGCCGGCCACCGCGGTGGTGCTGGCCGGCACCGGGATCGGCGCCGGGCTGCTGATCGACGGCTCGGTCTACCGAGGGCCGCGCACGAACGCGGGCGAGTTCGGGCACACCACCCTCGCCTTCGACGGCCCGCGCTGCGCCTGCGGCCGGCGCGGCTGCGTCGAGGTGCTGCACAACGCGGCCGCCGGCCGCGGCGATCCGGCGGAGGCGGCCCGGCTGCTCGGCATCGGCCTCGCCGATCTGGTGCAGGTGCTCGACCTGGAACGGATCGTGCTGGCCGGCCGGGCGGTGCGCGGCGCACCGGAGCTGTACCGCGACTCGGTCGCGGCGCGGCTCGGCGAACTCCTGCCGTCGCCGCACTGGCAGCGGGTGCGGCTCGACCTGGACGAACTCGGCCGGGACCTGGTGGCCGCAGGAGCCGCCGCCGAGGTGCTCGCCGGGTTCTACGAGGACGCCGCCGAGCCCGGGTGA
- a CDS encoding Gfo/Idh/MocA family protein yields MTAADLRVAILGYGIGGRVFHAPLVAATPGLTVATIVTGNPERAGQARADYPEAEVVADAGQVFDDTAGPADLVVVSTPNRTHVPLALRAIEAGKAVVVDKPFAPTAAEAERVLHAAEAAGTGLTVFQNRRFDSDFRTVRALLAAGRLGEVFRFESRYDRWRPEPRDNWREHGDPAEAGGLLYDLGAHIVDQALQLFGPVAEVYAELDRRRPGVQVDDDTFVALHHENGVRSHLWASALAGTLNPRFRVLGDRATFTKYGLDVQEPQVLAGKRPGDPGWGVEPESDSGVLGAGSHTERVPTETGCYERFYAEVRDALLGKGAFPVDPAGSVATLRVIEAARTSALTRSVVTLP; encoded by the coding sequence ATGACTGCTGCGGACCTTCGGGTGGCCATCCTCGGATACGGCATCGGCGGCCGGGTCTTCCACGCCCCGCTGGTGGCCGCCACCCCGGGACTGACCGTGGCCACCATCGTCACCGGGAACCCCGAGCGGGCCGGGCAGGCCAGGGCGGACTACCCGGAGGCCGAGGTGGTCGCCGACGCCGGGCAGGTCTTCGATGACACGGCCGGTCCGGCGGACCTGGTGGTGGTGAGCACGCCGAACCGCACCCATGTGCCGCTGGCCCTGCGCGCCATCGAGGCGGGCAAGGCGGTGGTGGTGGACAAGCCGTTCGCGCCAACCGCCGCCGAGGCCGAACGCGTGCTGCACGCCGCCGAGGCGGCCGGCACCGGGCTGACCGTGTTCCAGAACCGCCGGTTCGACTCGGACTTCCGCACGGTGCGCGCACTGCTGGCCGCCGGACGGCTCGGCGAGGTGTTCCGGTTCGAGTCGCGCTACGACCGCTGGCGGCCGGAACCGCGCGACAACTGGCGCGAGCACGGCGACCCGGCCGAGGCCGGCGGCCTGCTCTACGACCTCGGCGCGCATATCGTCGACCAGGCGCTGCAACTGTTCGGCCCGGTGGCCGAGGTGTACGCGGAGCTCGACCGGCGGCGGCCGGGAGTGCAGGTGGACGACGACACCTTCGTCGCGCTGCACCACGAAAACGGGGTGCGCTCGCACCTGTGGGCTTCCGCGCTGGCCGGCACGCTCAACCCGCGGTTCCGAGTGCTCGGCGACCGGGCGACCTTCACCAAGTACGGGCTGGACGTGCAGGAGCCGCAGGTGCTCGCCGGAAAGCGGCCGGGCGACCCCGGCTGGGGCGTGGAGCCGGAGTCCGACTCCGGGGTGCTCGGCGCGGGCTCGCACACCGAGCGCGTGCCCACCGAAACCGGTTGCTACGAACGTTTCTACGCCGAGGTGCGGGACGCGCTGCTCGGCAAGGGCGCTTTCCCGGTGGACCCGGCCGGCTCGGTGGCGACCCTTCGCGTCATCGAAGCCGCCCGCACTTCCGCCCTTACCCGCTCTGTCGTCACCCTGCCCTGA
- a CDS encoding transglycosylase domain-containing protein — protein MVEQPTGMIGQRLGPTDREPELLTHHEHNGTGPNDRFDDRYDSRVDNDGYDDGYGYDDWHSGEQARFNEFGADDQDDPADAAGDGKGGKNKPPLTPAQRKKRRWRRVRRTLYVLVGLFVVLPALAFTIMYFFVDVPTPEEVAAQQNQVVTFNYADGSEMGKVAPQGGNRQIMKPNEIPDVVKHAVYAAEDSSFETNPGFDIMGILGAVKNQLTGGTGGGSTISQQYIKKATENEDATITRKATELVKAFKMNNEQSKSDIITAYLNTIYFGRGAYGVQTASQAYFGKNVQDIGPSEAALLAGMIQGPGKSENMEYANRRWTYVMDQMVQNNWLAKADRAAAQFPAMISAEDAKPQSMKGPNAQIQKRILAELEAQGYPEEKVQAGGYVIQTTIDPKAQQLAVETVDEVMKGQDGQKVDLKEALVAVDPKTGGIVAYYGGPNTKEDARDGANTPRSPGSSYKPFDLVALLQRGKGLGETYEGMAGKRFGPPGFQTQPINNVDNCDSPKCTVAEGMEKSVNSVFVDMVVNDLKVPAVIDAAQAAGIPEKHGNVPSMVQGDYNVAIGGGQTSVTTEDMAGAYATFAADGMRRQQHFVAKVTKPDGEVVLETPTEAKPAFSDTPEQSKQIAGNVTRSLQPVITHSKLRCANGHECAGKTGTQQADDSKDNNQAWMAGYTPSISVASWVGTYGGPKEVIRDKKTGKSIYGSGLPAQLWQKFMDGYLKGKPNEKFADVKMIGKAPAKEAPPSSSQRPPPSSTPNQSSETSTPETSTPETSTPETSTSETGRPTTGLPGWPIGGNNGGNNGNGGNRGNESGGGAFFSRPPDDN, from the coding sequence ATGGTGGAGCAGCCGACCGGCATGATCGGCCAGCGGCTCGGCCCGACCGACCGCGAACCCGAGCTGCTCACGCACCACGAGCACAACGGCACCGGGCCGAACGACCGTTTCGACGACCGCTACGACAGCCGTGTCGACAACGACGGGTACGACGACGGTTATGGTTATGACGACTGGCATTCCGGCGAGCAGGCCAGGTTCAACGAATTCGGCGCGGACGACCAAGATGACCCGGCCGACGCAGCCGGTGACGGGAAGGGCGGCAAGAACAAGCCCCCGCTGACCCCCGCGCAGCGCAAGAAGCGCCGCTGGCGGCGGGTCCGCCGCACGCTGTACGTGCTGGTCGGGCTGTTCGTGGTGCTGCCGGCGCTGGCGTTCACCATCATGTACTTCTTCGTGGACGTGCCCACCCCGGAAGAGGTCGCCGCCCAGCAGAACCAGGTGGTCACCTTCAACTACGCGGACGGCTCGGAAATGGGCAAGGTGGCGCCGCAGGGCGGCAACCGCCAGATCATGAAGCCGAACGAGATCCCGGACGTGGTCAAGCACGCGGTCTACGCGGCGGAGGACTCGAGCTTCGAGACGAACCCCGGCTTCGACATCATGGGCATCCTGGGCGCGGTCAAGAACCAGCTCACCGGCGGTACCGGTGGTGGCTCGACCATTTCCCAGCAGTACATCAAGAAGGCCACCGAGAACGAGGACGCCACGATCACCCGTAAGGCGACCGAGCTGGTGAAGGCCTTCAAGATGAACAACGAGCAGTCCAAGTCGGACATCATCACGGCCTACCTGAACACCATCTACTTCGGCCGTGGCGCGTACGGGGTCCAGACCGCTTCGCAGGCGTACTTCGGCAAGAACGTGCAGGACATCGGCCCGTCCGAGGCCGCACTGCTGGCCGGCATGATCCAGGGTCCCGGCAAGTCCGAGAACATGGAGTACGCCAACCGCCGCTGGACCTACGTGATGGACCAGATGGTGCAGAACAACTGGCTGGCCAAGGCGGACCGCGCGGCGGCCCAGTTCCCCGCGATGATCTCCGCCGAGGACGCCAAGCCGCAGTCGATGAAGGGCCCGAACGCGCAGATCCAGAAGCGGATCCTGGCCGAGCTCGAGGCGCAGGGCTACCCGGAGGAGAAGGTCCAGGCCGGCGGCTACGTCATCCAGACCACCATCGACCCCAAGGCGCAGCAGCTCGCGGTGGAGACGGTGGACGAGGTGATGAAGGGCCAGGACGGCCAGAAGGTCGACCTCAAGGAGGCGCTGGTCGCCGTCGATCCGAAGACCGGCGGAATCGTCGCCTACTACGGCGGGCCCAACACCAAGGAAGACGCCAGGGACGGGGCGAACACCCCGCGCAGCCCCGGTTCCTCCTACAAGCCGTTCGACCTGGTCGCGTTGCTGCAGCGCGGAAAGGGACTCGGCGAGACGTACGAGGGCATGGCGGGCAAGCGGTTCGGCCCGCCGGGGTTCCAGACCCAGCCGATCAACAACGTGGACAACTGCGACAGCCCGAAGTGCACGGTCGCCGAGGGCATGGAGAAGTCGGTGAACTCCGTGTTCGTGGACATGGTGGTCAACGACCTCAAGGTGCCCGCGGTGATCGACGCGGCGCAGGCGGCCGGCATCCCGGAGAAGCACGGCAACGTGCCGTCGATGGTGCAGGGCGACTACAACGTCGCGATCGGCGGTGGCCAGACCTCGGTCACCACCGAGGACATGGCCGGCGCCTACGCCACCTTCGCCGCCGACGGCATGCGCCGGCAGCAACACTTCGTGGCCAAGGTGACCAAGCCGGACGGCGAAGTCGTGCTGGAGACGCCCACCGAAGCGAAGCCGGCTTTCTCGGACACCCCCGAGCAGAGCAAGCAGATCGCCGGGAACGTCACCAGGTCCCTGCAGCCGGTGATCACCCACTCGAAGCTGCGCTGCGCGAACGGGCACGAGTGCGCCGGCAAGACCGGTACCCAGCAGGCCGACGACAGCAAGGACAACAACCAGGCCTGGATGGCCGGCTACACCCCGTCGATCTCGGTCGCGTCCTGGGTGGGCACCTACGGGGGCCCGAAGGAAGTGATCCGCGACAAGAAGACCGGCAAGTCGATCTACGGCAGCGGGCTGCCGGCGCAGCTCTGGCAGAAGTTCATGGACGGCTACCTGAAGGGCAAGCCGAACGAGAAGTTCGCGGACGTCAAGATGATCGGCAAGGCGCCGGCGAAGGAGGCACCGCCGTCCAGCTCGCAGCGGCCGCCACCGAGCAGCACGCCCAACCAGTCGTCGGAGACCTCCACCCCGGAGACGTCCACGCCGGAGACCTCGACCCCGGAGACCTCCACCTCCGAGACCGGCAGGCCGACCACCGGCCTGCCCGGCTGGCCGATCGGCGGCAACAACGGCGGCAACAACGGAAATGGCGGCAACCGGGGCAACGAGAGCGGCGGCGGCGCCTTCTTCTCCAGACCCCCGGACGACAACTAG
- a CDS encoding DUF5318 domain-containing protein, protein MRNQRQVVDYALQRRALLAGVYAGRVGTSDVCDASPYLLRAAKFHGEPTEASCPLCRKEALTLVSWVYGDELKHAAGSARTRDELARMANLFGEFTVYVVEVCRSCSWNHLVQSYVLGTGTPQRPTKRTAGQ, encoded by the coding sequence GTGCGAAACCAGCGGCAGGTCGTGGACTACGCGTTGCAGCGTCGTGCGCTGCTCGCCGGCGTCTATGCCGGCCGAGTCGGCACGTCGGACGTCTGCGACGCCAGTCCGTACCTGCTCCGAGCTGCGAAGTTCCACGGTGAACCGACCGAGGCGAGCTGCCCGCTGTGCCGCAAGGAGGCACTCACCCTGGTCTCCTGGGTGTACGGCGACGAGCTCAAGCACGCGGCCGGTTCGGCCAGGACCCGTGACGAACTCGCCAGGATGGCCAACCTCTTCGGGGAGTTCACCGTCTACGTGGTGGAGGTGTGCCGATCTTGCAGCTGGAACCACCTGGTGCAGTCGTACGTCCTGGGCACGGGAACACCGCAGCGCCCTACCAAGAGGACCGCGGGGCAGTGA